The window acgatctcatattttacaaaaatagttcaccgaaatgtgtttctgaaaacattttaagtgagaaataggccgtgcagttgctgaatctgtcttcatttcagatcgacaaaagtcagtttaaaagatttgtcAGAGTTTGAGAGGCATTggtcacgctcatcccgctcgtcatttccgggttagcactccaccaatcagattggtcattgagtccaaCGGCCACTTTCCGATTCAATATGTCCAATCAGAAAAAATGACGGCTGACAGCTCCTCCGACGGATGATGGCACAgaaaacaccaaacagactcgagtcactgaCCTCACCAGACTGTCCAACGGCCGATAatcaggttggtgtgtcagcgccgTTAGACAactaatcatcagtaatgtggatgtgtgtaatgcagcctttaaaaccaggaaaagacaacacttaccatacaAAGATTTtaagatatccaaaatctaagacaatatctagtatCATATCAcgatataaatattataatcgatatattgcccagctctagcaGACTGGTCTGGGATCGGGACCTGTACAAATGGAGTTACGTTACAGAgaatttgggacactaaactGCACGTACACCAAATGCAGGTTTCTTACTGTTAGTGGAGTACTTTCTGtgtggtacttgtacttttactgcaggtATCTGAACACTGTAACGTTATAAAAGTGTGCCTCTGGTCATAAGTCATACAAAATGGGGACGTTACATAATAAAAGAGCGTCAGTGTGTCTTTGTAGCGAAAGTGTATTTAAGCGGTGTGTTGTTGTACCTGAAACATCTTCTGTTTCTGCGGGACTTTGTTGTCGACCTGCCGGCGGACGGAGCTGGAGATGGTCCGCCGCGCCACCTGCTGGAGCGCCTGGGAAACGCAACAAACCATcatgagacacatgaggacacgGACCCAATACACTGGACTGAACCCGCGTCCGAACCAGTTCAATGTTACATCACATTTCCATGTAAATATAACCGACTAAAGGCGAGAGAATGCTCGTAACTAGCTACCAAAGAAGCAAAGCTAATGCTAACTCTTCCGGCCGGTGTTtcggtttaactggtttttaagttaactggtgatagaggcagatgtggtGTAGGTTGTGCCATGAGAAACTCCGCAGAAATGATTACGTAGTAGCTGCAGTGATGCctgtttgaaatactgcaaacgtcaataaatcgtcaaaatgttcatgctgtcattatttgtgtcataattgtgtttaaagtgtGGTAATGACGTTTATTTAAACCTTCTGAAGTGTTTGCTGACTCTGCAGATGGAACACAATAAAGACCGCTGAAATAAGCAACAGCGCTCAGTGCGCTCCGATAACTTGTGTCACAACAAGTACTAGCATCGGTCATAGGCTCATATCGATTCATTTACACTTACAAATACCTAATATTTAACATGGGCAACAACAGCTGTgttgtagaaaataaaaccaaagtttccACACGTTCAACATGGTGCACAAATTCAAACTCAATATGCAATGTAAGATCTAGGTCGTGttaaaggaaatacattgaCTCAATGCTAAACGTCATTACCATtactttaaacacaattatgacacaaatatgacagcatgaacattttgtcgatttattgacgtttgcagtatttcaaacagGCATCACTGCAGCTACCTACGTTGTGGTCTTCGTTCTTGCAACGGCATCACAAGTTAATTTAAtaacagtaggcctactacaaCATGGATTACGTGTTTGATATCTGTTACATTTCAATACAGCCTGTAAGTAAAACATAAGCTACATATGAGGTTTACACCCAGCTGAATGCAGATGTGGCAACATGTGCATCCGCTCAGATTACGTTGTGATACATAGGCATTTATAGGCTAgatgtaatttatttatgtagGCTACGATGGGTTATGTTAAGTTGCAACCTTACAATCACGTTCCTTAATGTGCAGAATGCctactcattcatccagataCAAATGATACCTCTCGCTTATTGAAACGCATATTGCATATAGCACAGTGGGTCGGAGGAAACGTATTTTTATTGCTCTGggtgtctggcacatattgtagaaTTGACTTGAAGTGCCGGAGTTCGAGCAAGTGTTGGTTGTAGAAAGTCAATCTTATGAATGTCTGAATAGTTGCAACATTATAGTTAggaaacaatgcaatttcagatatgtacaatccaattgttaatagttattttaagtttagatatccataattacaaaaacattccagatagtgtaatttaaaatatccaaaacttCACTATGCCTTAAATATTACATACATCATGCTATGAATGATATCTGAAGTTGAGTTGAGTCAGTAGGCCTATATGAAAAATCCCATTTCGAAACATAGAAGTGATAGggtcaaataaataacagataacATGAAACGTCCCCCGCTAACATACATCGACACATTTATCATTCCAACAGTATGCCTATATAATACACCAGTttgcttacatttcagaaacagtGCTTTAACGGTGTGTTATAGTCACAAGTCGATCGGGTGGTACCGTGACGTGCAGTAAGAGACACAGTCGCCAGACAACGGATGATAGTTCGTAACGACAACGGCAAGTGTTTGCATAAATGTCTGTCGGGGCAGGAATTAATGCTCAGCAACTCGTTTTTATCGTAAAGTTTCACAAGACACtgacaaataaatgtgaaatagaaggaaagcgataataatgtttatttcctgGTTAGTCGGGAATGGGTCCTGAGAGACCACGCCTACaccacatctgcctctatcaccagttaactcaaaaaccagttaaaccgaAACACCGGCGGCATCTGAACGTTAGCCGACTTTGACCCCTAGCCAACAGTCTGAAGCTAAATGTAGCCACGCTTTGCTTTTCGTCACTTATTTTCAGATCGTATATGTGCCCAACTAGTTGAATGATATGTCTGCAATGCAAACGCAGGCTTCAAGTAGACAATATACTTACAAATATGTGTCTGTTCATCTTTACTGTCCGCCTGCAGCCGCTAATCTCAAACACAAGGGCACAAGAAAAGTCTGCTTCCGCTtccgcttcttcttcttcgttaaGAAGATTAACAGCAGACTGTATTCCTGCTGCGCACTCTGCTGCCCCCTACCGTCTCTAACACAAACTACGCCAGATGGtctagatcaggggtcttcaacgttttccaggccaaggccccccaaactgatggcgagatggagcggggaccccctaattatatatattgtataaaattgtgttatatcaaactggtcctatagtgccatgtgtaaatgtaccttgttattgtgcattcaatactaagatactcaaataatacacaggttcatatattcatgtttttattttaaacatgtgcgAGGCACAGTGAGGAgaaaaactttcgcgacccccatgcagtacctccgcggaccccctaggggtcgcggaccccctgttgaagacccctggtctagatgATGATGTAGATCAGTAATAACAAAGTATAAATGGTTAATGGACTACATTAGCGTAGTGTCTTTCTATGTTAAGCTTTACCATTATCCACTCATACAAACACGTTTATACAGGAGATTGAACCGCCAACAATTTTACTACCTTCTCAGCCACAGCCACCCAATAATGTTATATCGTTATGCATAATATGCACTTTTAAtttttggtactttaagtatatttagATGCCAGTACTTTGGATAAAGTCAAAAGATTATTTCAACACAGTGGTACTGCCAGTGGAGGaagaagtactaataccacattgTCAAAATACTCTGCATCAAGTCAAAGTCCTGCTCTGAAAATGTATcttaaggggcaaggttacctcccttttctctgctttgctcacccagagaatttggcccacccatgagagagagacatcatggctttaaacaagcaaagtggcagttggtcccccggtcccccccccccccaaaaaaagcttCAGACTCTGAAACGGCACATCCAGCATCTTTGGGATTcccttccttctttttcttttattatttttttaaatgtaacacagGTTCTTCCCCTTtagcctgttttttttgtgcattttgtgaGTTTGCCCTGGGAATCAACAAAGTCTTATTGTCTCATTCCCTCTTTAAGAGACAACCTGCAAGAGGGACCGAAGGGGGGAAAGTTGCATTTAAGGGGACGTATAATAATATCCTGAACATCAGACTGAGAACGCAAAGCTGGAAACAATCAGCCAGAGAAACCGGTTTCAAATTTAAATGACAACTTTAATTCTTTGaaagcaacaacacaacacaacacagatggagtatcaaaaaaatgtcagtgctTCTCATGATTGCAGGTAACAATATACCTTGATAAAatcttattaaaagaaaaataaatacattttcccaTGGCACATTTCAACATGCAGCATCtattttattaatgtataaCCTTAGCTGCAAAAGAGCTGAAAATGGCAGGATTGGGGGGTGTAAAACGTGTGTGCATTAGCTTCCCCGGTAACAGTGTAAAACACATTAACTTTTAATCACACGTATTGAATCAACTTTACGGTTCCAGCATGCAGCTGTgctgatattattattattgcatgtAAACGACAGTGAAAGAAGCCACGACCCGTGCCGGTGTACATTTTCTGGATTCGATAGACACACTGACAGTTTAAAAAGTTTCTCAAACTTGAATCCCACTTTAGACTCAAAAACCCCTGAGGTCTGCCGTGCAAATATTAGCTTTACAATGGaaacatttcttaaaaataaagacaaaaacaaacatgttagtTGTACAGCCCCCAAACATTTTGCGTTCCCCTCCGATGTGGAACTTGCTTGACGCGTTTTATTTACGACTCAGCGAAAGCATGATTTTAGTGCGAACGTGGGCTGACGTCACAGACAAAAACGAGGCACAAAGACGAGCCGCTCGAGATGCTCAATAATCACATTTACATCTCAgctacccagcatgcaactcGGGGCTCAGAACGACGCCCCAGCTCACCGTAACTTCACCGGCTTGGAGCTGAGAGATCCTATAAAAAGGGCCGGGAAAGTGCACGCAAACCTTCCAGACTCATTTCTGGGCagaattttatgttttgatcAGGATTTCAGGAGTCTGGTCTGGCTTTTATTTGATGTAGCCGATAACAACCGAGCATTAAATCCCTCTACTGCTATACAGGACTCACCACAGAAAGGGCCGTAGACACATTCATTTACAgtcatgctaaagttgactaaaaagaggaataaaaaaaaaaaaaaacatcttttgaaaattaataccatagtttaaaaaaaaatgaggaaaaatccagcctttaaggacatcaattttctttgtgaatgaataatgtatcataaataaataaatattcttccttaaaatacaggggcataagtatacacccccctatgttaaattcccatagaggcaggctgagttttattattaaaggccagttatttcatggatcaggatactatgcatcctgataaagttcccttggccttttggggggtgggggggggggctcatttatttacttaccatacattattcattcacaaagaaaatcggTGTCCtttaaggttggatttttcctaattgtttttaattaaggaATTAAgtttaatttccaaaagatgactttttattcctctttttagtcaacttcagcatgggttcctaaacgtATGAGCACCACTGTTTATATTCATTACTGCTCAATCACATTTTCTGTGAAAGTGATGGACTAAATGCTTATTCAATGCTTTCTCTGTAATGCCAGGATATAGTTTTAAATATGATACATATTCTGTGGTCTAAAGCCGAACATAAGAAGATAATTCTGTGTCCTGAATATCAAATCCAATTAGATTTTAAAACCTGCCTCTAATGATGGGGAtattcacatactatactatactttcttTGTAGTGGAGCGGTTCCTTTTTTGTAGGCCATCTAAAGCTGCCGCTAATTAATATTTTCCTTATTAATTTGGTTAGACAGTAAGAATGGTTACTGTCTTGCTTCATTGTTTGGTTCATAAATGTCTGAAAACAGTAAACCCAAGGCAATGTTTCATTTACTATcataaaagacaaagaaaacctgCAAATATTTCCATATTAGAAGCTTGAACCAGATcatttggtgatttaaaaatccaatatatcggccgatatatatatatattaaaaaaaaaaaagaaatccagaaacgcataattaaacataaacagatttccataacattagttatttgtagttatttataagtcctcactaaaataatatgataatgcagtttaaaataacagaacagaggaacatccaaATATATTACCGTTCTGCtgaataaaatgtgtaaattaagatgtgaaacttaaagtcctttgaacaaaaacagctGCTAACAGGgccgttgtagagcgccctctggtggacaaactatgcaacgccaacactcataacatggttgatggTGTTTCGCCCGTTTAAATCCTAATTTATCGGCCTTTttaaatgccgataccaatagactggaaaatgcctaatatcggccgatatatcggtctgGTTCTAGTCCATAGGGGGACGGCCCTTCTGGCTTTTGCTCATATTCCAGATGGCCAGTCTGTTACTGTACAAACAGCATGGAAgtgttatattaatatatatcaTTTGTATGCAACTATAGACTATGTATTGAAACTCTTACAACTCTTACAACTCTCCCTGCAGTCATAGTCCACAGTTGGTCTAATTCTCTAAACATACCAAACGTACTTACTTACTTTCCCACACCCAATTACGAACTATGagtgaatttttttattttagaaaggCAGATAATAGGGTGAGACATCAGTCTGACTCGTGCTTGCTCATGTTACCAGGGGGGGAATATCTTTTAAAAGCTGTTAAGACGTTGACTGTGGCATCAAATATTTGGCTACTTTTCTATTCACTTTGGCAAATAATCAGCCGACGTCAAGCAATTTTAAACACTAAAATACCCATATTGCTGGAGATGTTAATTcgttgtattactttttttatttgatgtcTCTACCAGTCGTGCCTCTGGACGAAACGTTTACCCTGACGGATGAGCTCACTGCAGCAGGAGGAGGCGAGCTGGGGGGCGGGGCCGCCACCTCAGTTGGATATGTCGGCGCTGTTGTTTCGGTTGCCGCATTTGTGGTGGATGATGAGCAGGACGACGCCCAGGAAGAAGCAGACGGAGCCCACGGTGATGTACGCGATGCCCAGGAACGGGTTCTTGCCCCCCATCCAGGAGATGGTGCTCAGGATCACCCGCTTCCTGCCCTCGAAGCTGCGGACGGGATAATCTGGGTTCGACTGGTTAAAGGTGGGAACAGCGTGGAACAAAGCAGACCCGCCTACAGAGGAACAATGGCTGGGTGGAGTAGAAAACACATTAGACCCGGAGAGAGTTACTTCCACTTATCAAGGCTCCAGAAGAGGAAATGTGAGTTAAAGTGGGAGGTGTGggttgaatataaaaaaaaagagctgaacAACACCAGAAATTAGGATGTTGTTGCAtcagaaatgagagaaaaagtcCACAGGCCTTCATTGGACctattccttccttccttcctttttgcTATTGGACCTTTTTGTCACTATTTTCAACCTGCTCTTGTCTTTCTtccctccttcctttttttttttactgtcttcCCCCCCAAGTTTGTCGCATATTTAAAGTTTTTCCCCCTGCTTTTATCCAAGCATAAAAAGAAATCTTGTCAATTTAGTGTTGCCTTATTTCCTTCATTCTACCTTCTTTTTACCAAGgttttgttttagttgttgTCACCTTTTTTACTtagcatttaaatgttattCAGTTACAAGGCTGTTGTTCAGTAAATCTATTGCTGACATCCTCCTTATATAGACTTTCTTTTCTACCAAAAAAGATCCCCGCTGGTAAGGGGgtacttggcttaaaaaaaaaaaaaaatccaaaaggggaagataatttaaaaaaaggtttggcAACCGGTGACATAAGGATACTGTAGACGACCTCCAGAGTGTAGTTTCCTCGGGGCAGAGTTGGAACCATGCTGCTCTTCTTGTTGATGATGCGGTAGAGTTTGCGGAAGGTCGGCAGGGCGGCGGTTCTCATCCACACGATGAAGTCCTCGTTGATGAAGCCGTTGTTCCCCTCGTCGGCGTCCAGCTCGTAGACAGGCCTGCGCCAGTTCACCGGCTTCGTGGTACCTGAGTtagaaggagaagaaaagagcaGCGGTGAAGTTTAATTAATCCCTCAGGGAAGGGTTCTGTAGTCTCACAAAGCATTGAAGCTCTCCAGCAAAATGATCGCAAAAGGGAACATTTCACTAGGTTTCATTCACTCACAACATGACCTGTTGGTCAGAGAGCGTGTAACAGGAAGATATAGTACAGGTGGTCTGTgatagaggatggatacccgaacCGAGCCGGGCCGGGTTCGGACACATATTTAGAAATTATGTTAGGTTTGGGTcaggctcggtcacatcagcgcaaTAAGACATGGAACatattaaattttaaaaagcGTATTATGTAGGTGTGCGCCGGTGTTAATGTGTCCTTGTGGCCCGTGTGCgctgatgcgctcatctgttgacatttccaaatGCCTTCCTACTAGGGATGTAACAATATTGCGCTATCGCGGTGGTAAACGTGTCTCGATATCGTCGTGGTTGGGTTACAATAATAAAAGGACAGGTGTCCGTCAAAAAGCAAGAGGAATAAACAGTCCCGCGGAACAAAAAATTGTTAACTACATAGACCATGATCCTTTGCGCTGCGTCGTCATACCAACCGTTCTAAAGCCAATAGGATTGCACGCGGCACGCTGTCCACACAAGCTCACAGCAAGCCAGCATGGCCGACAGCGATACTTGTAAggatgaaaacaacaacaaccccaaaGTTGAGATTGTGCCAGCCCCTGCAGCTTTTAAGTCAGATGTCTGGAAACATTTTGGTTTCGCCgtgtcaaaaaaaaactcaaaaggaGAGAAGGTGGTGGACAGACAATGGACTATATGCAAGCACTGCCACAGTAAACTGCGATACAACACGGGAAACACAAGCAATATGCGAAGTCATCTGACGACTTATCATCCGGAAAAGTTTGCAGATTCTCTCACAAAGAATGTCCTGTCCGGTCAAAAAACCCTGAAGGAGGCATTTTCAACAACTATGCCACACAACAGCGCAAGGGCTCAAGAAATCACGAGGTACATCGCGGAATACATAGCGTGTGATTTACGTCCCTTTTCTGTTGTAGAATTGCCTGTTGACtggcaaaagcagaaaaaatgtctgtatttttttgctATTATCATCACAAACACTATCGTGAGCTATTTAACAATACCGTGAGCTTTTCCACAATATCGCAATAAATATCGTACCGTGAGGTCAATATCAAAATTGTATCGTACCGTGAGATTTTgatatcgttacatccctacttCCTACAAACGTACACGTGTCATAAGTATGAGAACAAAATaggattttaactgtgtcgggctctgGTCGGGCTCGGTTACTGCTCAGTCGGACGCAGGTcaggctcggacagaaaaatgcaGTTTTTAGAAGGACTCGTTTTCAGAGACAGATTGGATAACATGGGCGCCGGAATAAACAAAATAGCTGAGCCACACTCCTATACTCTTACGCGTGTagtgtgtttttgcttttacgTGTCATgtttattgcgccagttgatatcgCAATGaccataaaaacacaatatattgTGCAGACTTATTAGTTTTACACATCCTAAAGCTAATTGCAGAAAATCCCTTCCCCCCCCCAAGATGTTGTGAGAGATGACCCTGACGAGCTGCGGCTGGTACCTTGAAAAGCGGCCGTGAGGTTGGGGTTGTTGCCTCCGGGGTTTCCGAACTTCACGTGCTTGTCGGTCCACCAGGCGATGCCTGTAGTGTTCAGAGGAATCGGGATCTTTGTGCCGTTGGGGTCGTTGTAAAACAGCTCCAACGTGTCTGCCATCAAAGGAAGGACGGTTGATTAGAAAGAATTCTTCACAATCACACTCGTAACCTTTTGTTCCGGTCAACAGAGCAGGAAACCGGCTCACCGTTGAACATGCTGTTGGCGATGGCCCCACACGGAGCAATTGGCTTGTTTTCATGATAAGCGTACGGCTCACACTCCTTACTGGGATTCTGTGGGTGGTTAGGAGGAGATTAAAGACAAACGGCACCACATGCAGGTATAGGTCTGTAAACAGAAATGTATCAGCCTAAAACGTGATTTATGCTTCTGGCTGGCATTAGTATGGTGGCTCGGTGGCTTGGTGGTGTTGCAcccccccgactcatttcctggttctccttctccataaacatgaaatcaaggagagggttaattTCTCcagctacagatttcccacagtggtcagaaaacacagggtgTTTCTCcgactatgactctagagtcccTACTCAatcaccgtcactctctcactcgctctaccacataaacacactcacacacgcatgcacgctgCAGGGTGCAAGATAGGACCCCTATATATACTTAAAAGGACCAAaaacataatctttaaaaaacaaagatgtcCGATTACTTTATAGGCTATTTACTTGAGtcattacattatctgggtcacataacaGAGATATATATAAGAAAAAGATGTATTctgggattcattcaaaactttattttgtttggaAAAGTAAGgcatttaaggcctttattttcatttggCTGTGAGGTGGTGCTAATTTTGAAACCTATGTGTTATCAGAGACGTCTCGTGGAAGGGAGTCATACCTTGAGGGAGGTAATGTCTCCATTCAGCTGGCTGTCATCTCTCGACTTGACGTAGCGGCGGTGGTTTTGGTAGAAGTTGGAGAGGCCGTAATACACGTAGACGTTGCTCTGTTGAGTATGataaacatataaaaaagaCACATTGTTCAAACTGGCCGTGGGAACCTTTATTAGGGAAAGTATTCGGAAGTATGTAGCAACCCCTCTTTGCTCACCTCATATGGCTGGTCCAGGTAGAAAGGTATGGAGCAGGTACAAGGCCTCGTGCTGTTCCAGTTGAAGTTCTGGGAGCAGTTGAAACAGGGACTGGACATGTCAACCCCTGTGTAATCCACCTGTAGACACAAAGAAGGAAGTGTATCTAATGTATAGctactagggctgcacattTAATCACACTCTTatcaaaatcgcaatatggagTTTTACAATATCCCAATCAAGGAtggaaaatttacttttttggtcAACAGGCACAGTGGCTGGTGGTGGGTGCTAATTTCAGAATTTAAGAAAAAACTGTTTGGTACAATTCCTTTGtaggaaattttttttttacatttttctataagaatgagaataatgatacaagaagaatcattccctccaatattgtgaatcacaatcacaacatcagtcaaaataatcgcaataaGATATTTTCCACATATCGTGTAGCCCCAGTAGCTACACTTTTAACTATATACTTtaggggcgcctgggtagctcacctggtagggTGTGTGCCCCATGTACAGAGAGAGGCTCAGTCCTCCGCAGCAGGTTAaattccaacctgtggccctttgctgtatgtcatttcctctctctcctttcatgtctaagctgtcctatcaaataaaggcctaaaatacccaAAGAAATTATAACATACTAAAATCAaacatcacaatatttttgggATGTCAATATATACTCATATATTCTTAATTCAATGTGCTTAACATTAGAACAAAAAGAATAGAGAAAGTTAATGAAACCAAGGACATGAGTGGTACAACCATAAAATTCCAGACAAATAGTCAATCTGTAACAAGGCCACAGCCGTGACTAGTTGATAGATTACACATTGCATGTGCTTTAGTGGTGAGGACAAGTGATCAATTATATGTTTGAGACAGTCACAAAGATGAACAAGCaagaacaaagagagaaatacaAGGAAAGTATTGTGGCCATTTAAATGGCCAATGCTGCCGGTGTTATACCCCTTGTTTCCACACCAActggttttttgttgtgttcacCTAACAGCAGTAAGCGCCAAATCACAGCCacttacaaaaaataaaaagatgtatAAGCAATATAATCATTCAAGATCGGATCGAGCTGGTTTCGATCTTGTAGCAAAACTGCTTTGATGTCACCACAACCCACTGCCCTCCACATCGAGCTACCGAAACTGAACAAGGAAACGCTTCCAGTCACATATCTGTTAATTAGCATCCAGCATCCaggtaacattttgttttggctgatctaaaacaactggttacaTGGGCTTAGTTGAGGAAATAACCGGTAATAGTTTTCACGTTTCTTTCCTCGCATCTACGAT of the Etheostoma spectabile isolate EspeVRDwgs_2016 chromosome 18, UIUC_Espe_1.0, whole genome shotgun sequence genome contains:
- the LOC116706804 gene encoding cell cycle control protein 50A encodes the protein MIASSYNAKDEDGHITVSGPGGGTLRSKKPENTAFKQQRLPAWQPILTAGTVLPAFFIIGLLFIPIGIGLFVTSNNIKEFEVDYTGVDMSSPCFNCSQNFNWNSTRPCTCSIPFYLDQPYESNVYVYYGLSNFYQNHRRYVKSRDDSQLNGDITSLKNPSKECEPYAYHENKPIAPCGAIANSMFNDTLELFYNDPNGTKIPIPLNTTGIAWWTDKHVKFGNPGGNNPNLTAAFQGTTKPVNWRRPVYELDADEGNNGFINEDFIVWMRTAALPTFRKLYRIINKKSSMVPTLPRGNYTLEVVYNYPVRSFEGRKRVILSTISWMGGKNPFLGIAYITVGSVCFFLGVVLLIIHHKCGNRNNSADISN